One region of Mucilaginibacter gotjawali genomic DNA includes:
- a CDS encoding DUF6371 domain-containing protein, which translates to MPRLPAPAKTFTRYMDTETNEYLADDVGRCNRQEKCGYHVTPRQYFAAHPDKRKAFKGTNDQVIRFNTVPFSLMQSTLKGYQNNHFTQFLVKLFGEAVTAGLIERYRIGTSKHWPGATIFWQTDAQDRVRTGKIMLYDKNTGKRVKQPYNHIAWVHGLLHKSESQESRKSPEAAANTNAPNVSPKHLSNFLLRQCFFGEHLLALDPFSTVAITESEKTAIIASYYYPKFTWLAAGSLEGLSLGKCRVLKNRHVVLFPDINGYAKWHIKALELIRDIGSATFRIDKQLLRSATAEDRKNGIDIADLLIDPKRNEWDWTEDKNVRPCSAPGSRCRTDAIPEPGMMTLSEVAEGWV; encoded by the coding sequence GTGCCCCGGCTGCCTGCACCGGCAAAAACATTTACCAGATACATGGATACCGAAACCAATGAATACCTGGCCGACGATGTTGGCCGCTGTAACCGGCAGGAAAAATGCGGTTACCACGTTACACCGCGGCAGTATTTTGCCGCTCACCCGGATAAACGCAAAGCATTTAAAGGAACAAATGACCAGGTTATCCGGTTTAATACCGTGCCTTTTTCGCTAATGCAAAGCACTTTAAAAGGGTATCAAAACAACCATTTTACCCAATTTTTAGTAAAGCTGTTTGGCGAAGCCGTTACGGCCGGCCTTATTGAAAGGTACCGCATAGGCACATCAAAACACTGGCCCGGTGCAACCATTTTTTGGCAGACAGACGCGCAGGACCGGGTGCGTACAGGTAAAATTATGCTGTACGATAAAAACACCGGCAAACGCGTTAAACAGCCTTATAACCATATTGCATGGGTACACGGTTTGCTGCACAAGTCCGAAAGTCAGGAAAGTCGGAAAAGTCCGGAAGCAGCTGCAAATACAAATGCCCCGAATGTATCTCCAAAACATCTTTCAAACTTCCTTCTCCGGCAATGCTTCTTCGGCGAACACCTGCTGGCGCTGGATCCTTTTAGTACTGTGGCGATTACCGAAAGCGAGAAAACCGCTATTATAGCCAGCTATTACTACCCCAAGTTCACCTGGCTGGCAGCAGGCAGCCTGGAAGGTTTAAGCCTTGGCAAATGCAGGGTGCTGAAGAATCGCCATGTAGTGTTGTTCCCGGATATTAACGGCTATGCAAAATGGCATATCAAAGCACTGGAGCTGATCCGCGATATAGGTTCGGCAACGTTCAGGATAGATAAGCAACTGCTCCGCAGCGCCACCGCTGAAGATCGTAAAAACGGCATCGACATAGCCGACCTGCTTATCGACCCAAAACGAAACGAATGGGATTGGACGGAGGACAAAAACGTCCGCCCCTGTTCTGCCCCTGGGAGCCGGTGCAGGACGGACGCTATACCTGAACCAGGTATGATGACCTTAAGTGAGGTTGCTGAGGGCTGGGTTTAA
- a CDS encoding AAA family ATPase, translating into MLQNNQPQTGDNSLTEHFELISDELTADMVDPAELLILSSANNTMVNSSKLDVPKMLFDKFWFEGELCILFADSNLGKSILSTQIANSISKGVAISPFALEAAAQTVIYFDFELSAKQFECRYSNNYQDHYKFNDNLYRAELNYDAELPASFKTFDDYLIASLEFCITDINARILIIDNLTYLRSDTEQAKDAAPLMKQLKALKKKYDLSLLVLAHTPKRDLTQPITLNDLSGSKMLMNFCDSAFTIGESNMDKSLRYLKQIKQRNTDRVYDFSNVCLCRISKPHNFLKYDFVGYGNELDHIKKHGEALRNDDIDTAVNHRLQGLSLRDIGKEMGISFQKVDRLIKAAEKRG; encoded by the coding sequence ATGTTACAAAACAACCAACCACAAACCGGGGATAATTCCCTTACCGAACATTTTGAACTGATCAGCGATGAATTAACTGCTGATATGGTGGACCCTGCTGAACTTTTAATCCTCAGTTCGGCCAATAACACCATGGTTAATTCGAGTAAACTGGATGTACCAAAAATGCTTTTTGATAAATTCTGGTTCGAGGGTGAGCTATGCATTCTTTTTGCGGATAGCAATCTTGGTAAATCCATTTTATCAACCCAAATAGCTAACAGCATAAGCAAAGGCGTAGCCATTAGCCCCTTTGCACTGGAAGCCGCAGCACAAACCGTAATTTACTTTGATTTTGAGCTGAGCGCCAAGCAGTTTGAATGCCGCTACTCCAACAATTACCAGGATCATTACAAGTTTAACGACAACCTGTACCGTGCCGAACTGAACTACGACGCCGAATTGCCCGCCAGCTTTAAAACCTTTGATGATTACCTGATAGCCAGCCTGGAGTTTTGCATTACCGATATCAATGCCAGAATATTAATTATTGATAACCTTACCTACCTGCGATCAGACACCGAACAGGCCAAGGATGCAGCGCCGCTAATGAAACAACTGAAAGCCTTAAAGAAAAAATACGATTTATCCTTACTGGTACTGGCCCATACCCCTAAACGCGACCTCACCCAGCCTATCACCCTTAACGATTTATCAGGCAGTAAAATGCTGATGAATTTTTGCGACAGCGCCTTTACCATTGGCGAAAGCAACATGGATAAAAGCCTGCGTTACCTTAAACAAATTAAACAGCGCAATACCGACCGCGTGTACGATTTCAGCAATGTATGCCTTTGCCGCATCAGCAAGCCGCATAATTTTTTAAAGTACGATTTTGTGGGTTATGGCAATGAGTTGGATCACATTAAAAAACATGGTGAGGCGTTGCGCAACGACGACATTGATACTGCGGTAAACCACCGGCTGCAGGGCTTGAGTTTAAGGGATATCGGCAAGGAAATGGGCATCTCGTTCCAAAAAGTTGACAGGCTGATAAAAGCTGCCGAAAAACGCGGATAA
- a CDS encoding DUF3237 domain-containing protein, translated as MKRYLTLAALLLSFSLAYCQEAPKMEFVCELNVKLNPALVPGETPHGIRRIIPITGGTVTGPAIKGEIIDGGADWQIIRKDGVAEIDARYAVKTDDGTLIYIKNTGIRVASAEVAAKLAKGEAVPASEYYFRTVLTFEAPLGKYDWLNKALFVCNAEKVPGAAIIRVWRVL; from the coding sequence ATGAAAAGATACCTTACCCTGGCGGCGCTGCTGCTAAGCTTCAGCCTTGCTTATTGCCAGGAGGCCCCCAAAATGGAGTTTGTATGCGAGCTGAATGTAAAACTAAACCCGGCATTGGTACCCGGCGAAACGCCCCATGGCATCCGCCGCATCATCCCCATAACAGGCGGCACCGTAACAGGGCCGGCTATTAAAGGCGAGATTATTGACGGCGGCGCCGACTGGCAAATCATTCGCAAAGACGGTGTGGCCGAAATTGATGCCCGCTATGCAGTTAAAACGGATGATGGCACGCTTATCTATATCAAAAATACCGGCATCAGGGTGGCCAGCGCTGAAGTTGCCGCTAAACTTGCAAAAGGGGAGGCCGTACCGGCAAGCGAATATTATTTCAGAACGGTATTAACCTTTGAGGCCCCGCTGGGTAAATACGACTGGCTGAACAAGGCCCTGTTTGTATGCAATGCCGAAAAAGTGCCCGGTGCGGCTATTATCAGGGTTTGGCGGGTTTTGTAA